A genomic segment from Halomonas sp. GD1P12 encodes:
- the rpoC gene encoding DNA-directed RNA polymerase subunit beta' — MKDLVKVLKSQSQSEEFDAIKITLASPDMIRSWSFGEVKKPETINYRTFKPERDGLFCAKIFGPVKDYECLCGKYKRMKHRGIICEKCGVEVTKAAVRRERMGHIELASPVAHIWFLKSLPSRIGMFLDMTLRDIERVLYFESFVVIDPGMTTLERGQLLNDEQYFEALEEFGDDFDARMGAEAVQELLKDIDLEEEINTLREEIPQTNSETKIKKLSKRLKLLEAFYHSGNAPAWMVMEVLPVLPPDLRPLVPLDGGRFATSDLNDLYRRVINRNNRLKRLLDLNAPDIIVRNEKRMLQEAVDALLDNGRRGRAITGSNKRPLKSLADMIKGKQGRFRQNLLGKRVDYSGRSVITVGPTLRLHQCGLPKKMALELFKPFIYSKLQSLGHASTIKAAKKMVERELPEVWDILADVIREHPVLLNRAPTLHRLGIQAFEPLLIEGKAIQLHPLVCAAYNADFDGDQMAVHVPLTLEAQLEARALMMATNNVLSPANGEPIIVPSQDVVLGLYYMTREKINAKGEGMVFSGLNEVERAFGTQTVSLHARVKVRLDEVVIDEETGERSDKRSIYDTTVGRALLFRILPEGVPFELIDKPMKKKAISGLINEVYRRSGLKPTVIFADQLMYTGFRLATWSGASIGVNDFVIPDAKTEIVDAAEAEVKEIEDQFSSGLVTAGEKYNKVIDIWSKANDKVAKAMMTGISKETVIDRDGNEVEQDSFNSVFIMADSGARGSAAQIRQLAGMRGLMAKPDGSIIETPIVANFREGLNVLQYFISTHGARKGLADTALKTANSGYLTRRLVDVAQDLVITETDCGTENGLTLHPIIEGGDIIVPLSQRVLGRVVALDVIDPSTEEVLIARNTLLDEKWCAALDTMGVDEIVVRSTITCDTPHGVCSSCYGRDLARGHQVNIGESVGVIAAQSIGEPGTQLTMRTFHIGGAASRSSAVDSVQVKHGGKVRLHNIKHVERADGKLVVVSRSSALAVADDHGREREYYKLPYGAELSVRDGEVVDAGATVAKWDPHTHPIVAEVEGKAQFIDLDEGVTMHRSVDEMTGLSSIEVIESAARPMAGRDKRPMVMLQDAAGEYVSVSGSNTPVQYLLPGNSIISVDDGTAIGVGEVVARIPVEASGNKDITGGLPRVADLFEARKPKESAILAEISGVVSFGKETKGKRRLTITPESGDPFEALIPKWRQIAVFEGETVEKGEVISDGPSNPHDILRLLGVAELAKYITAEVQDVYRLQGVGINDKHIEVIVRQMLRKVEITDSGDSDFITGDQAELVRVLEQNERLEKEGKFPAKYTRLLLGITKASLATESFISAASFQETTRVLTEAAVTGKRDYLRGLKENVVVGRLIPAGTGLTHHAERRRKREDVERLFNPSATEVEQELGAQLTALDTDDEL; from the coding sequence ATGAAAGATTTGGTGAAAGTACTCAAATCGCAGTCTCAGTCCGAAGAGTTTGATGCGATCAAGATTACCCTTGCGTCGCCGGACATGATTCGCTCCTGGTCGTTTGGCGAGGTGAAGAAGCCCGAGACCATCAACTACCGGACGTTCAAGCCCGAGCGTGATGGTCTGTTCTGCGCCAAGATCTTTGGCCCAGTGAAGGACTACGAGTGCCTGTGCGGCAAGTACAAGCGCATGAAGCACCGCGGCATCATCTGCGAGAAGTGTGGCGTCGAAGTGACCAAGGCGGCCGTGCGCCGTGAGCGCATGGGCCACATCGAGCTTGCGAGCCCGGTGGCGCACATCTGGTTTCTGAAGTCACTGCCCTCGCGCATCGGCATGTTCCTGGACATGACCCTGCGTGATATCGAGCGCGTGCTCTACTTCGAATCCTTTGTCGTGATCGACCCGGGTATGACAACGCTCGAGCGTGGTCAGCTTTTGAATGACGAGCAGTACTTCGAAGCCCTCGAAGAGTTCGGTGACGACTTCGATGCCCGCATGGGTGCCGAAGCCGTGCAGGAACTACTCAAAGACATCGATCTGGAAGAAGAGATCAATACGCTGCGTGAAGAGATTCCGCAGACCAACTCCGAGACCAAGATCAAGAAGCTTTCCAAGCGTCTGAAGCTTTTGGAAGCGTTCTACCACTCCGGCAACGCGCCGGCGTGGATGGTCATGGAAGTGCTGCCGGTGCTGCCGCCGGATCTGCGTCCGCTCGTCCCGCTGGACGGTGGCCGCTTCGCGACCTCGGATCTCAACGATCTGTACCGTCGCGTGATCAACCGTAACAACCGCCTGAAGCGCCTGCTCGACCTGAACGCGCCGGACATCATCGTGCGCAACGAAAAGCGTATGCTTCAGGAAGCGGTCGACGCGCTGCTGGATAACGGCCGTCGCGGCCGGGCGATCACGGGCTCCAACAAGCGCCCGCTGAAATCCCTTGCCGACATGATCAAGGGTAAGCAGGGTCGTTTCCGTCAGAACCTGCTGGGTAAGCGTGTCGACTACTCCGGTCGTTCGGTCATCACCGTCGGCCCGACCCTGCGTCTGCACCAGTGCGGTCTGCCGAAAAAGATGGCGCTCGAGCTGTTCAAGCCGTTCATCTACTCCAAGCTTCAGTCGCTGGGCCATGCGTCCACGATCAAGGCCGCGAAGAAGATGGTCGAGCGGGAGCTTCCGGAAGTGTGGGACATCCTGGCCGACGTCATCCGCGAGCACCCGGTACTCCTGAACCGCGCGCCGACGCTGCACCGTCTGGGTATCCAGGCGTTCGAGCCGCTGTTGATCGAAGGCAAGGCGATCCAGCTGCACCCGCTGGTATGTGCGGCCTACAACGCCGACTTCGACGGCGACCAGATGGCGGTCCACGTACCGCTGACGCTGGAAGCCCAGCTCGAAGCCCGTGCGCTGATGATGGCGACCAACAACGTGCTGTCGCCGGCCAACGGCGAGCCGATCATCGTACCGTCGCAGGACGTTGTTCTGGGTCTTTACTACATGACCCGCGAAAAGATCAACGCCAAGGGCGAGGGCATGGTGTTCTCCGGCCTCAACGAGGTCGAGCGCGCTTTCGGTACGCAAACCGTTTCGCTGCACGCCCGCGTCAAGGTACGCCTTGATGAAGTCGTGATCGACGAAGAGACCGGCGAGCGCAGCGACAAGCGCTCCATTTACGACACCACCGTCGGGCGTGCGCTGTTGTTCCGCATTCTGCCGGAAGGCGTGCCGTTCGAGCTCATCGACAAACCGATGAAGAAAAAGGCGATCTCCGGGCTGATCAACGAGGTGTATCGTCGCTCCGGGCTCAAGCCCACGGTCATTTTCGCCGACCAGCTGATGTACACCGGTTTCCGCCTGGCGACCTGGTCGGGCGCGTCCATCGGCGTCAACGACTTCGTCATTCCGGATGCCAAGACCGAGATCGTCGACGCGGCGGAAGCCGAGGTCAAGGAGATCGAAGACCAGTTCTCCTCCGGTCTTGTGACCGCGGGCGAGAAATACAACAAGGTCATCGACATCTGGTCCAAGGCCAACGATAAAGTGGCCAAGGCGATGATGACGGGTATCTCGAAAGAGACCGTGATCGACCGCGACGGCAACGAAGTCGAGCAGGACTCGTTCAACAGCGTCTTCATCATGGCCGACTCCGGCGCCCGTGGTAGTGCCGCCCAGATCCGTCAGCTCGCCGGTATGCGTGGCCTGATGGCCAAGCCGGATGGCTCGATCATCGAAACACCGATCGTGGCCAACTTCCGTGAAGGCCTGAACGTACTGCAGTACTTCATCTCGACCCACGGCGCGCGTAAGGGTCTGGCGGATACGGCTCTGAAAACGGCCAACTCCGGTTACCTGACCCGTCGCCTGGTCGACGTGGCCCAGGATCTGGTGATCACCGAGACCGATTGCGGCACCGAAAACGGTCTGACGCTGCACCCGATCATCGAGGGTGGCGACATCATCGTACCGCTGTCTCAGCGCGTACTGGGTCGTGTCGTGGCGCTGGACGTCATCGATCCGAGCACCGAGGAAGTGCTGATCGCGCGTAACACGCTGCTCGACGAGAAGTGGTGCGCGGCCCTCGACACCATGGGTGTCGATGAAATCGTGGTGCGCTCGACCATTACCTGTGACACGCCGCACGGTGTGTGCTCGTCCTGTTACGGGCGCGATCTGGCCCGCGGTCACCAGGTCAACATCGGTGAGTCCGTCGGCGTCATCGCCGCGCAGTCCATCGGTGAGCCGGGTACCCAGCTGACCATGCGTACCTTCCACATCGGCGGCGCGGCCTCGCGTTCGTCTGCCGTGGACAGCGTTCAGGTCAAGCATGGCGGTAAGGTACGTCTGCACAACATCAAGCACGTCGAGCGCGCCGACGGCAAACTGGTCGTGGTGTCACGCTCCAGCGCCCTGGCCGTCGCCGACGACCACGGTCGCGAGCGCGAGTACTACAAGCTGCCCTACGGTGCCGAGCTTTCGGTACGCGACGGTGAAGTCGTCGACGCCGGCGCGACAGTGGCCAAGTGGGACCCGCACACGCATCCGATCGTGGCCGAGGTGGAAGGTAAAGCGCAGTTCATCGACCTCGACGAGGGTGTCACCATGCACCGCTCCGTCGACGAGATGACTGGCCTTTCTTCCATCGAGGTAATCGAGTCCGCGGCGCGCCCGATGGCCGGCCGCGACAAGCGTCCGATGGTCATGCTGCAGGACGCCGCTGGCGAGTACGTGTCGGTCTCCGGTTCCAACACGCCGGTGCAGTACCTGCTGCCGGGTAACTCGATCATCTCCGTCGACGATGGTACCGCCATCGGCGTGGGTGAAGTCGTTGCCCGTATTCCGGTCGAGGCGTCCGGTAACAAGGACATCACCGGTGGTCTGCCGCGCGTAGCGGATCTGTTCGAAGCGCGTAAGCCGAAAGAGTCGGCGATTCTCGCCGAGATCAGCGGCGTGGTGAGCTTCGGCAAGGAGACCAAGGGCAAGCGTCGTCTGACGATCACCCCGGAATCCGGCGACCCCTTCGAGGCGCTGATTCCCAAGTGGCGTCAGATCGCCGTGTTCGAAGGCGAGACCGTCGAGAAGGGCGAGGTCATCTCCGATGGCCCGAGCAACCCGCACGACATTCTGCGTCTTCTGGGCGTGGCAGAGCTGGCCAAGTACATCACCGCCGAGGTGCAGGACGTTTACCGTCTGCAAGGTGTTGGCATCAACGACAAGCACATCGAAGTCATCGTGCGTCAGATGCTGCGCAAGGTCGAAATCACCGACTCCGGTGACTCCGACTTCATCACCGGTGACCAAGCGGAGCTTGTACGCGTACTCGAGCAGAACGAGCGCCTCGAGAAAGAGGGCAAGTTCCCGGCCAAGTACACGCGTCTGCTGTTGGGTATCACCAAAGCGAGCCTGGCGACCGAGTCGTTCATTTCGGCGGCCTCGTTCCAGGAAACCACGCGGGTACTCACCGAAGCGGCGGTCACCGGCAAGCGCGACTACCTGCGCGGCTTGAAAGAAAACGTCGTGGTGGGGCGTCTGATTCCGGCGGGTACCGGTTTGACCCACCACGCCGAGCGTCGTCGCAAGCGCGAAGACGTCGAGCGTCTGTTCAATCCCTCGGCGACCGAGGTCGAACAGGAGCTGGGTGCTCAGCTCACCGCTCTCGACACCGATGACGAGCTGTAA
- the rpsL gene encoding 30S ribosomal protein S12: protein MATINQLVRKPRKRPVTKSDVPALQACPQKRGVCTRVYTTTPKKPNSALRKVCRVRLTNGYEVSSYIGGEGHNLQEHSVVLIRGGRVKDLPGVRYHTVRGALDTSGVQNRRQGRSKYGTKKPKS from the coding sequence ATGGCAACGATTAATCAGCTAGTGCGCAAGCCGCGCAAGCGCCCCGTCACGAAAAGTGACGTGCCCGCGCTTCAGGCCTGCCCGCAAAAGCGCGGCGTTTGCACCCGCGTTTACACCACCACCCCGAAGAAGCCGAACTCGGCCCTGCGTAAGGTTTGCCGTGTGCGCCTGACCAACGGGTACGAAGTCTCTTCCTACATCGGTGGTGAAGGTCACAACCTGCAGGAACACTCCGTTGTTCTGATCCGCGGCGGTCGTGTAAAAGACTTGCCCGGTGTGCGTTATCACACCGTTCGCGGCGCGCTCGACACCTCCGGCGTTCAAAACCGTCGTCAGGGTCGTTCCAAGTACGGTACCAAGAAGCCGAAGTCCTAA
- the rpsG gene encoding 30S ribosomal protein S7 has protein sequence MPRRRVVAKREILPDPKFGSDRLAKFMNHLMVSGKKSVAERIVYGALDRVAERSNEEPLEIFDKALETIQPMVEVKSRRVGGATYQVPVEVRPSRRQALAMRWLVDAARRRGEKTMVQRLAGEMLDAAEGKGSAVKKREDVHRMAEANKAFSHYRF, from the coding sequence ATGCCTAGAAGAAGAGTTGTAGCCAAACGCGAAATCCTGCCGGATCCGAAGTTCGGAAGTGACCGCCTGGCGAAGTTCATGAACCACCTGATGGTCAGCGGCAAAAAGTCCGTAGCTGAGCGCATCGTATACGGTGCGTTGGACAGGGTTGCCGAGCGTAGTAATGAAGAGCCGCTGGAAATCTTCGACAAAGCGCTGGAAACCATTCAGCCGATGGTCGAAGTTAAATCGCGCCGCGTTGGCGGTGCGACCTATCAGGTGCCGGTTGAAGTTCGTCCGTCTCGCCGCCAGGCGCTGGCTATGCGCTGGCTGGTAGACGCTGCGCGTCGCCGCGGTGAAAAAACGATGGTTCAGCGCCTTGCAGGCGAAATGCTGGACGCCGCCGAAGGCAAGGGCTCCGCTGTCAAGAAGCGTGAAGACGTGCATCGTATGGCTGAAGCCAACAAGGCCTTCTCTCACTATCGTTTCTAA
- the fusA gene encoding elongation factor G: MARKTPLKRYRNIGIVAHVDAGKTTTTERVLFYTGLSHKVGEVHDGAATMDWMEQEQERGITITSAATTCFWQGMNKQFDEHRINIIDTPGHVDFTIEVERSLRVLDGAVVVLCGSSGVQPQTETVWRQANKYEVPRMVFVNKMDRTGADFFMVVEQLKDRLGANAVPIQINWGTEEDFKGVIDLLQMKAILWDEASLGMNYDLVDIPDDLMETAEKYREEMVECAAEASEELMDKYLEEGDLTIEEIKAGLRARTLANEVVLVTCGSAFKNKGVQAVLDGVIEYMPSPTEVKAIEGELDDKDGTIATREADDNQPFAALAFKIATDPFVGTLTFIRVYSGVLKSGDGVYNSVKGKKERVGRIVQMHSNSREEIKEILAGDIAACIGLKDVTTGDTLCDIDNKIILERMEFPDPVISVAVEPKSKADQEKMGVALGKLAQEDPSFQVKTDEETGQTIISGMGELHLDIIVDRMRREFKVDANIGKPQVAYRETIRGSVEQEGKFVRQSGGRGQFGHVYLRIEPLTAEEKGEGEDEIFFKFASEIVGGVVPKEYVPAVEKGAYEQLKNGVIAGYPMIDVKVTLFDGSYHDVDSNETAFKIASSMAVKEGARKAKAVLLEPVMKVEVVTPEDFMGDVMGDLNRRRGLVQGMDDSSAGKVIRATVPLGEMFGYATDLRSQTQGRASYSMEFAKYDEAPSSVVEAVINQNG, from the coding sequence GTGGCACGCAAGACTCCACTAAAGCGTTATCGCAATATCGGTATCGTCGCTCACGTTGACGCGGGTAAAACCACGACAACCGAGCGCGTACTGTTTTACACCGGCCTTTCCCACAAGGTGGGCGAAGTGCACGACGGTGCGGCGACCATGGACTGGATGGAGCAGGAGCAGGAGCGTGGTATCACTATCACCTCAGCTGCGACCACCTGTTTCTGGCAGGGCATGAACAAGCAGTTCGACGAGCACCGCATCAACATCATCGACACCCCCGGGCACGTTGACTTCACGATCGAAGTCGAGCGTTCCTTGCGTGTTCTCGATGGTGCGGTCGTCGTTCTGTGTGGCTCCTCCGGTGTTCAGCCGCAGACCGAAACCGTATGGCGTCAGGCCAACAAGTACGAAGTTCCGCGTATGGTGTTCGTCAACAAGATGGACCGTACCGGCGCTGACTTCTTCATGGTCGTCGAGCAGCTGAAGGATCGTCTGGGCGCCAACGCCGTGCCGATCCAGATCAACTGGGGCACCGAGGAAGACTTCAAGGGCGTTATCGACCTGCTGCAGATGAAAGCGATTCTGTGGGACGAGGCGAGCCTGGGCATGAACTACGACCTCGTGGACATTCCGGACGATCTCATGGAGACCGCCGAGAAGTACCGCGAAGAGATGGTCGAGTGTGCCGCGGAAGCGTCCGAAGAGCTGATGGACAAGTACCTCGAAGAGGGCGACTTGACCATCGAAGAGATCAAGGCCGGCCTTCGTGCGCGTACACTCGCCAACGAAGTCGTACTGGTCACCTGTGGCTCTGCGTTCAAGAACAAGGGCGTACAGGCGGTTCTCGACGGCGTTATCGAATACATGCCGTCGCCGACCGAAGTTAAAGCGATCGAAGGTGAACTGGACGATAAAGACGGCACCATCGCGACCCGCGAAGCCGACGATAACCAGCCCTTCGCGGCGCTGGCGTTCAAGATCGCGACCGACCCCTTCGTCGGTACCCTGACCTTCATCCGCGTTTACTCGGGCGTTCTGAAGTCCGGCGACGGCGTGTACAACTCCGTCAAGGGCAAGAAAGAGCGTGTGGGTCGTATCGTTCAGATGCACTCCAACTCGCGTGAAGAGATCAAGGAAATTCTGGCCGGCGATATCGCCGCCTGTATCGGTCTGAAGGACGTCACCACGGGTGACACGCTGTGCGACATCGATAACAAGATTATCCTTGAGCGCATGGAATTCCCGGATCCGGTTATTTCGGTCGCCGTCGAGCCGAAGTCGAAAGCCGACCAGGAAAAAATGGGCGTGGCACTGGGCAAGCTGGCCCAGGAAGATCCCTCTTTCCAGGTGAAAACCGACGAAGAGACCGGCCAGACCATCATTTCCGGTATGGGTGAGCTGCACCTGGACATCATCGTTGACCGCATGCGTCGCGAGTTCAAGGTTGACGCCAATATCGGTAAGCCGCAGGTCGCTTACCGCGAAACCATTCGCGGCAGCGTCGAGCAGGAAGGCAAGTTCGTACGTCAGTCCGGTGGTCGTGGTCAGTTCGGTCACGTTTACCTGCGTATCGAGCCGCTGACCGCTGAAGAGAAGGGTGAAGGCGAAGACGAAATCTTCTTCAAGTTCGCTTCTGAAATCGTGGGCGGCGTGGTTCCGAAGGAATACGTGCCGGCGGTAGAAAAGGGTGCTTACGAGCAGCTGAAAAACGGTGTCATCGCGGGCTACCCGATGATCGACGTTAAAGTGACGCTGTTTGACGGTTCCTACCACGACGTGGACTCGAACGAGACCGCGTTCAAGATTGCTTCTTCCATGGCCGTGAAAGAAGGTGCCAGGAAGGCCAAGGCCGTGCTGCTGGAGCCGGTGATGAAGGTCGAGGTCGTGACTCCCGAAGACTTTATGGGTGACGTCATGGGCGACCTGAACCGTCGTCGCGGCTTGGTGCAGGGCATGGATGACTCCTCTGCAGGTAAGGTCATCCGTGCAACGGTGCCGCTGGGTGAGATGTTCGGTTATGCAACCGATCTACGCTCTCAGACCCAGGGCCGTGCGAGCTACTCCATGGAGTTCGCGAAGTACGATGAGGCGCCCTCCAGCGTCGTTGAAGCCGTCATCAACCAAAACGGTTAA
- the tuf gene encoding elongation factor Tu, translating into MAKEKFERSKPHINVGTIGHVDHGKTTLTAALTRVSAEVFGGDWREFDTIDNAPEERERGITIATSHVEYQSEVRHYAHVDCPGHADYVKNMITGAAQMDGAILVCSAADGPMPQTREHILLSRQVGVPFIVVFLNKADMVDDEELLELVEMEVRELLSQYDFPGDDTPIITGSALMALEGKDDNGMGTTAVANLIKALDDYIPEPERAIDQPFLMPIEDVFSISGRGTVVTGRVERGIVKAGEEVEIVGMKDTTKTTVTGVEMFRKLLDEGRAGENVGALLRGTKRDDVERGQVLAKPGTIKPHTVFEAEVYVLSKEEGGRHTPFFKGYRPQFYFRTTDVTGTCELPEGVEMVMPGDNIQMVVTLIAPIAMEDGLRFAIREGGRTVGAGVVAKIVQ; encoded by the coding sequence GTGGCTAAGGAAAAATTCGAACGTTCCAAACCGCATATCAACGTCGGCACCATCGGTCACGTCGACCACGGTAAAACGACTCTGACTGCGGCCCTGACTCGCGTGTCTGCCGAAGTATTCGGTGGCGACTGGCGTGAATTCGATACCATCGATAACGCTCCGGAAGAGCGCGAGCGCGGTATCACCATCGCAACGTCTCACGTTGAGTATCAGTCTGAAGTGCGTCACTACGCGCACGTCGACTGCCCGGGACACGCTGACTACGTCAAGAACATGATCACCGGTGCTGCCCAGATGGACGGCGCGATCCTGGTATGTTCTGCCGCTGACGGCCCGATGCCGCAGACTCGCGAGCACATCCTGCTGTCTCGTCAGGTTGGCGTTCCGTTCATCGTTGTCTTCCTGAACAAGGCAGACATGGTCGATGACGAAGAGCTCCTCGAGCTGGTCGAAATGGAAGTTCGTGAACTTCTGTCTCAGTACGACTTCCCGGGTGACGACACCCCGATCATCACGGGCTCTGCTCTGATGGCGCTGGAAGGCAAGGACGACAACGGCATGGGTACGACCGCCGTTGCCAACCTGATCAAGGCGCTGGATGACTACATCCCGGAGCCGGAGCGTGCGATCGACCAGCCGTTCCTGATGCCGATCGAAGACGTATTCTCTATCTCTGGTCGTGGTACTGTTGTTACCGGTCGTGTAGAGCGCGGTATCGTTAAAGCGGGCGAAGAAGTTGAAATCGTCGGCATGAAGGACACCACCAAGACCACCGTTACCGGTGTCGAAATGTTCCGTAAGCTGCTCGACGAAGGTCGTGCCGGTGAGAACGTTGGTGCTCTTCTGCGTGGTACCAAGCGTGATGACGTCGAGCGTGGTCAGGTACTGGCCAAGCCGGGCACCATCAAGCCGCACACCGTCTTCGAAGCCGAAGTCTACGTTCTGTCCAAGGAAGAGGGTGGTCGTCACACGCCGTTCTTCAAGGGCTACCGTCCGCAGTTCTACTTCCGTACCACCGACGTAACCGGTACTTGTGAACTGCCGGAAGGCGTTGAAATGGTTATGCCGGGCGACAACATTCAAATGGTTGTTACCCTGATCGCGCCGATCGCCATGGAAGACGGCCTGCGTTTCGCGATTCGCGAAGGCGGCCGTACCGTTGGTGCCGGCGTCGTAGCCAAAATCGTTCAGTAA
- the rpsJ gene encoding 30S ribosomal protein S10, whose product MQNQKIRIRLKAFDHRLIDQSTAEIVETAKRTGAQVRGPIPLPTNRERYTILISPHVNKDARDQYEIRTHKRVLDIVEPTEKTVDALMKLDLAAGVDVQIKLD is encoded by the coding sequence ATGCAGAACCAAAAGATTCGCATTCGGTTGAAAGCGTTCGACCATCGCCTGATCGATCAGTCCACAGCGGAAATCGTTGAAACCGCTAAGCGTACTGGTGCTCAGGTTCGTGGACCGATCCCGCTGCCGACCAACCGCGAGCGCTACACCATCCTGATTTCTCCGCACGTCAATAAGGACGCGCGCGATCAGTATGAGATCCGTACGCACAAGCGTGTGCTCGACATCGTCGAGCCGACCGAGAAAACCGTTGATGCGCTGATGAAGCTCGACCTCGCCGCCGGCGTTGACGTGCAAATCAAGCTCGACTAA
- the rplC gene encoding 50S ribosomal protein L3, giving the protein MTIGLVGKKAGMTRVFTEDGSSVPVTVIEVDPNRVTRVKTVESDGYAAVQVTTGSRKAKHLTKAQAGQFAKAGVEAGRSLMEFRLAEGEEAPEVGGELTVSLFEAGQMIDVTGTSKGKGFQGAVKRWNFRTQDNSHGNSLSHRAPGSIGMCQTPGRVFKGKKMAGQMGNVRCTVQSLEIVRVDAERNLLLIKGAVPGATGSDVIVRSAVKAG; this is encoded by the coding sequence ATGACTATCGGTTTAGTCGGTAAAAAGGCCGGGATGACCCGTGTCTTTACCGAAGACGGCTCATCCGTGCCCGTAACCGTTATTGAAGTGGATCCTAACCGTGTCACGCGCGTTAAAACCGTCGAGTCCGACGGCTACGCAGCGGTACAGGTCACCACAGGCTCTCGCAAAGCCAAACACCTCACCAAAGCGCAAGCTGGACAGTTTGCCAAGGCGGGGGTTGAGGCTGGTCGTTCACTGATGGAATTCCGTCTTGCAGAAGGCGAAGAAGCTCCGGAAGTGGGTGGCGAACTCACCGTATCCCTCTTCGAAGCTGGTCAAATGATCGACGTGACCGGCACCTCCAAGGGTAAAGGCTTCCAGGGTGCTGTTAAGCGCTGGAATTTCCGTACCCAGGACAACAGCCATGGTAACTCCCTGTCGCACCGCGCGCCGGGTTCTATCGGCATGTGTCAGACCCCGGGTCGCGTATTCAAAGGCAAGAAAATGGCCGGTCAGATGGGCAACGTCCGCTGCACCGTGCAAAGCCTTGAAATCGTCCGTGTCGATGCCGAGCGTAACCTGCTGCTAATCAAGGGTGCTGTTCCGGGTGCAACCGGTAGCGACGTCATCGTTCGCAGCGCCGTGAAAGCTGGCTGA
- the rplD gene encoding 50S ribosomal protein L4, whose product MNLNLAAGTGTVEVADATFGKEFNEALVHQVVTAYLAGARQGTRAQKNRSEVRGGGKKPWRQKGTGRARAGTIRSPLWRSGGVTFAARPQDHSQKVNRKMYRAAMRSILSELVRQERLVAVEEFTVDAPKTKQVAAKLKELNLEKVLIVTEEIDETLYLAARNLPHVNVVDVAAADPVSLVAYDKVLITVSALRKFEEKLA is encoded by the coding sequence ATGAATCTGAATCTTGCTGCAGGCACGGGTACCGTTGAAGTAGCCGACGCCACTTTTGGCAAAGAATTCAACGAAGCGCTCGTTCACCAGGTCGTCACTGCCTATTTGGCCGGTGCACGTCAGGGTACTCGCGCTCAAAAGAACCGTTCTGAAGTTCGTGGTGGTGGTAAGAAGCCGTGGCGTCAGAAGGGTACCGGTCGCGCACGTGCCGGCACCATCCGCTCGCCGCTATGGCGCAGCGGCGGCGTAACCTTCGCGGCTCGCCCGCAGGATCACTCCCAGAAGGTTAACCGCAAGATGTACCGTGCGGCGATGCGCTCCATTCTGTCCGAGCTCGTTCGCCAGGAACGTCTGGTGGCGGTTGAAGAGTTCACCGTGGACGCGCCCAAGACCAAGCAGGTCGCTGCCAAGCTGAAAGAGCTCAACCTTGAGAAAGTGTTGATCGTCACCGAAGAGATCGACGAAACGCTCTATCTGGCCGCTCGCAACCTTCCCCACGTCAACGTGGTAGACGTCGCGGCAGCCGATCCGGTGAGCCTGGTAGCCTATGACAAGGTCCTGATCACCGTCTCCGCCCTGCGTAAATTCGAGGAGAAGCTGGCATGA
- the rplW gene encoding 50S ribosomal protein L23, producing the protein MNQERVFKVLLGPHVTEKAAMAAERNQYVFKVASDATKPEIKKAVEALFGKKVGSVQTLNVKGKTKRTAHGVGLRKGYRKAYVTLAAGETLEDFSGAE; encoded by the coding sequence ATGAACCAGGAACGCGTATTCAAGGTTCTGCTTGGACCGCACGTGACCGAAAAGGCCGCGATGGCCGCCGAGCGCAACCAGTACGTCTTCAAGGTAGCGAGTGACGCTACCAAGCCCGAGATCAAGAAAGCCGTCGAAGCACTGTTCGGCAAGAAGGTCGGCAGCGTTCAGACTCTGAACGTCAAGGGCAAGACCAAGCGTACTGCTCATGGCGTTGGCCTGCGTAAGGGTTACCGCAAAGCGTATGTGACCCTGGCTGCGGGTGAAACGCTCGAAGACTTCTCTGGCGCCGAATAA